The genomic stretch GCCCCAGCATCTGACGGATGCTGCGGTGCTGGTTCGCCATCTCCAGCAGCCGGTCATAGTCCCAGTTCAGGTTCACCCGCAATGTCGCCAGCACCAGCGCATTCCACAGATCCATGCCGGGGCGTCCACGGCTGGCGTCCACCTCCGCCGGAACCCGCTTTTCCAGCACCGCAAACACCGCCTCACGCAGTTCGTCTGTCACATAAATGTATTGCAGCCCTTGCAACACCTGCGGGATGTCGTCCCGCGAACGTGGGTTGAAGGTCAGCCTGCCGATGTCAGCGTGACCCAGGCGAAGTTGGCGGGCGATCACTTCACGCATCGTGTGTCTCCTGCGAAGTTTGGCGGATGGATGCCCTATTTTGCCCTATTTTGGGCGCTTTTGCAGCTTTCTGGCCTGCTTCCGGGAAATCTTAGGGCAAGGAAAACGGGCGTAGCATCTTGATCGGAAAAGGGTTTTAGGGTTTCCGGTCAGACACTAGATAGGCATTAAGCTAATTGCCACACCATGTTCTCACCTGCCCGTAACGGCACAATCGCACCTGTGCCCTCGCCCAATAAGGAAGGCACTGTCCAAGGTTGTTTCACTAAGGTGATGCGCTCTTGATTGTGCGGAAGGCCGTAGAAGTCAGCACCGTGGAAACTGGCAAAGGCTTCCAGTTTGTCGAGTGCTGCATCCTGCTCAAATACTTCGGCATACAGCTCAATAGCGGTGTGGGCGCTGTAGATACCGGCACAGCCACACGCTGCTTCCTTGGCATGACGAGGATGCGGAGCACTGTCTGTGCCAAGGAAAAAGCGCGGGTTGCCACTGGTGGCAGCGGCGATCAGTGCTTGACGGTGGGTTTCGCGTTTAAGTACCGGCAAGCAATAAGCATGAGGTCGTATGCCGCCCTGAAACATGGCGTTACGATTATACAGTAAGTGGTGGGCGGTCAGGGTGGCGGCAATATTGGCGGATGATTGCGCCACAAAAGCAGCCGATTGGCTGGTGGTGATGTGTTCAAGTACCACGCGTAGGCGCGGTAAGCGCTGTAGCAGTGGCTCAAGAATGCGTTCAATGAATACCGCTTCACGGTCAAAAATATCAATATTGGCATCAGTGACTTCGCCGTGGAGTAGCAGTGGCAAGTTCACTTCTTGCATGGCCTCTAGCGCGGCCTCTACTCGGCGAATGTCCGTGACACCGGAGTTCGAGTTGGTGGTTGCCCCTGCTGGGTAGTATTTGACGGCATGGATAAAACCACTGTCTTTGGCTTTGATGATTTCTGTCGGGGGGGTGTTATCCGTCAGGTATAGCGTCATGAGTGGTTCAAACGTAACCCCTGTTGGCAGTGCGGCAAGGATACGTTCGCGGTAAGCGGCGGCATCCGCTACAGTGCGTACCGGCGGATTCAAATTGGGCATGACAATAGCGCGAGCAAAGCGTTTGGCGGTATCAGGCAGTACCGCCGCCAGCATTTCCCCATCACGTAAGTGCAAATGCCAGTCATCCGGGCGTGTTAGGGTCAAGGTTGAAAGGCTCATGGGTACTCCCGTCGTGTGGCAACAAATAGGTAGGTGCCACGATAGTGGTTTTAACGTCGATTTTCTACTCTATCTTGCACTTGAGCCGATGCGCTATTAGGCAATTTCCATAATTTCCAACTCGAAGGTGAGATTGTGACCTGCCAAGGGATGGTTAAAATCGACGCTGACGCTATCGGCTGTCAGTGCCAAAATTTTCCCAGGAATCTCTTGGCCAGAGGGTAGGCTGAAACTGATGATCTGCCCTTCGCTTAATGCTTGTTCGGTAGGAAATTGGATGCGCGGTACGCTTTGAATGGCCTCGGGATCGGGAAACCCGAAGGCTTGATCAGCAAGGATGATCAGGCGAATTTTTTCACCTTCCGGCAAACCCAGCAGGGCATTTTCCAGATTGGGGTGAATCTCACCGTGCCCCAGTTGCAGGATGTCGCCAGCGGGGTCTTCGCTGGCTTCCACCAAGTGCCCGTCGGCAAGGAACAGTCGGTAATGCCAACGGATGTGGCTATTGGCTTGTACAGTTTTGCTCATGGTGATGCGTCTTGATTGCTTTGCAAAACCCTGAGGATAGCAGAGCATCAGGAAACCGGCACCAGATGGTGTATGTTGACGTAGCAAGCCGGGGGCTGCCCGCTGTGTGGGTAAACGCGCAGCCAGTATTCTGCACCCTGCTTTATCAGGCCGCCTGACGCTGATGCGATCTCAACGTGTTGCTGGTTTTGCAAGTGGGTAACAATGGGCGCAACGGCGCTCGCGGCGCGGTAACAGGGGATGCTACCTGCATCAGCTTGTACCGCATACACGGTTGCTACTAAACGGTTGGGTGGTAAGTCCACCACTGGTAGGGATGTTTTCTGCCCACAGCCACCTAACAGGGCTGCTATGAGCAGGAGTCCACAGTACATAATGTTCATCCATCTTGCGCGAGATACTCCGTCCTTCAGGGCGGGGAGGGATAGCGCGTCGGCGTTAGCCGACCCTCTTCTCGCTCCTCTTTTTGGTTAAGCTATCTTGATTAAACACTCAGAAATCACAGGGTATGAACTATACTGTGAGTTATGCTAGCAAAACGCGCCTACCAATTCCGATTCTACCCAGACCCACAACAAGAAACGTTGCTGGCGCAGACGTTTGGTTGTGTGCGCTACGTGTATAACAGCATCTTGCGTTACCGTACCGATGCTTACTATCAGGCCAATGAAAAGGTCAGTTACTTGGATGCGAATGCGCGGCTTACCGCTATCAAAAAACTGCCCGAACTGCTTTTCCTGAACGACGTTTCCAGTGTCCCGCTGCAACAATGCTTGCGCAACCAACAAGCGGGGTTTAAGAATTTCTTTGAAGGCCGTGCGAAATACCCTGTCTTTAAATCCAAAAAACACCGCCAATCGGCTGAATTCACTTACCGCGCGTTCAGCTACCGTGATGGTGAGCTGAAACTGGCGAAGTGTGCTACACCGCTGAACATTAAGTGGAGTCGACCACTTCCCTCTGATCCCACCACCATTACCCTTTCTAAAGATCAAGCCGGACGCTACTTTGTGTCTTGCCTGTGTGAATTTGACCCCATGCTGCTGCCCGTCACCGATAAAAAGGTGGGCATTGACGTGGGCATCAAGGATTTGTTCGTCACTAGCGACGGCTTCAAGTCCGGCAATCCCCGCCACACCACCCAACACGCGGCTAAACTGGCGAAGTACCAACGCCGTCTTGCCAAGAAGAAACTCGGCAGCAAGAATCGGCTGAAAGCCAAACGCAAAGTTGCCCGTGTTCACGCGAAAATTTCCGATTGCCGGTCGGACAACTTGCACAAGCTGTCCCGCAAACTGATTAACGAGAACCAAGTCGTTTGCGCTGAAAACCTCGCTGTGAAGAACATGATTAAACACCCAACATTAGCCAAGCACATTGCCGATGCAAGTTGGGGGGAATTTACCCGCCAACTGGCGTACAAAGCCCACTGGGCAGGCAGGACGTATGTCGAGATCGACCGTTTCTTTCCTTCCAGCAAACGCTGTAACGGCTGCGGGTTCGTGAAAGCAAACATGCCGCTGGACGTGCGGTCTTGGGAATGCCCGGAATGTGGCGCAACCCACGACCGTGACGTGAATGCAGCACGTAACATTTTAGCCGCCGGACTGGCGGTGTTAGCCTTTGGAGAGAATGTTAGTGGTGATGGCATTTCGGTGTCGTTGTCCTGTTCTCGATGAATTAGGAATCTCCTTCCTTTAGGAAGGGGAGGAAGTCAATTCCCGGATTTCCTTATCTTCCCGGCCTCAACGGAGTATTCCGGCCTCAACTTCAGTTAATTAAACGCATGAGCGCTTGAAACGGCTACCTAATCCCGCTTTAATGGTACATTTTTCAAGAGTTAACGGGAGCAAGCATGAAAGTTCTGGTAGTTGGTGGCGGCGGGCGCGAACATGCGCTGGCATGGAAGATTGCACAATCCGGGCAAGTAAACGAGGTGCTGGTTGCCCCCGGCAATGCGGGTACGGCGCTGGAGCCGAACATGCGCAACCTGCCGATCGCGGCGGAAGATGTGGATGCGCTGGTGGCTTACGCCAAGGAACACGCTATCGGTCTGACCGTGGTGGGGCCGGAAGCGCCGCTTTCCAAGGGCATTGTGGACAAGTTCCGCGCGGCAGGTTTGCGCTGTTTTGGCCCAACCCAGCAGGCGGCGCAATTGGAATCCTCCAAGGCATTTGCCAAGGATTTTCTGGCACGGCATCACATTGCCACGGCGGATTACGCCAATTTTACTGAGATTGAACCCGCAGTGGCTTACATCCGCAAAATGGGTGCGCCGATTGTGGTGAAGGCTGACGGACTGGCGGCGGGTAAGGGCGTGATTCTGGCGCAGACCGAAGAGGAGGCGATTGCGGCCGTCAATGACATGCTGGCGGGCAATGCTTTCGGTGCAGCGGGCAGCCGCGTGGTGATCGAGGAATTCTTGCTCGGCGAAGAAGCCAGTTTCATCGTGATGGTGGATGGTGAGCATGTGCTGGCGATGGCAAGTTCTCAAGACCACAAGGCGCGTGATGACGGCGACAAGGGGCCGAATACCGGCGGCATGGGCGCTTATTCCCCAGCACCCGTGGTCACGCCCGCGATGCACGAGCGCATCATGAATGAAGTGATTTACCCCACCGTGCGCGGCATGGCGGCGGATGGCATTCCCTACACCGGCTTTTTGTACGCGGGTGTCATGATCAATGCGCAAGGCGTGCCAAAAGTGCTGGAATTCAACTGCCGTTTTGGCGACCCGGAAACCCAGCCAATCATGGTGCGCTTGCAATCCGATTTCGTCAGCTTGCTGGACGCGGCGCTGGATGAGCGGCTTGATCAGGTAACGGCGCAATGGGATAGCCGTGCGTCACTCGGCGTGGTACTCGCTGCCGGTGGCTACCCGGAGGCTTACCGCAAAGGTGATGCGATTGTGGGGCTGGAAGTGGCGGCGATACTGGATGGCAAGGTGTTCCATGCCGGAACAACGGAGCAGGATGGCAAGGTCGTCACCAATGGGGGGCGGGTGCTGTGTGCCGTGGGCTTGGGCAATACGGTCACGGAAGCGCAGGCCGCAGCCTATGATCTGGTGACGGCGATTGATTGGCAGGGTATGTATTACCGCCATGATATTGGGTATCGTGCGGTGGCACGCGAAAAAGCCTAAATTTGCAGGGACATGGGAATTGACTGACCTGTGTCCCTGTCACTGGAATTGTTCCAGTAACTTGGCAGAAATATGGTAGCCGTTTGCCGCCATTGCATTAATGAGTAACGCAGCACTGGGGATAATGCCGCGTTGTTGCGCAGTCCAAAGAATTTTTGCTGTACCAACGAATGCGAGGTTACGGTGAAGGGCTTCACGTCGGGCGAGTCGGTCATCCATAATCAGCATGGCATTTTGAAGTTGTGTAGCTAATTGCATGGCTTCTTGTTCCCCATCCCCAAGACTGACGGGAAAATCCTGTGGGCATGGTGCTTGGCGGACCTCTAACCAACCTTGTTGGATGGCTATTTCGATGTGTTGTGCAGCACTATCTTGTTTGGCAATACATTCTGATTGCACGGCTTCGGGTATCAATACTGTTTTGAATAATTCCTGCAAAATATTGAGCTGATCAACCCCTGCTAGTGCCAGCAAGGGGCCTGTATCGCTGATTATGACAACCACGGAGACAAGTCCTTTACCTCGTAGGCGGTCGTTTCATCAACCGTTACAATTTCAATTCCCAAGTGCCCCAAGTGTCGGATGAAATCACTCATTGCCAAACCGCTGAGCTTGGATGCTTTTCCCAACGACATGAGACCTTCACGGTACAGGCTGGCAGCCAAAGCGGGGCGTAAACCAGATACTGTCTGGGTTAGGGATTCATCCAAATGTACCAGCAGGGAGTCTGGTTGATCACCTTTCATAATCAACACCGGAGCCTGCCTTGCTTGGCGCATGGCTTCTGATGGGTTCTTTTTGAGTTCGCGGACATTGGTTGCATACATGACGATTGCT from Thiothrix litoralis encodes the following:
- the pyrC gene encoding dihydroorotase — translated: MSLSTLTLTRPDDWHLHLRDGEMLAAVLPDTAKRFARAIVMPNLNPPVRTVADAAAYRERILAALPTGVTFEPLMTLYLTDNTPPTEIIKAKDSGFIHAVKYYPAGATTNSNSGVTDIRRVEAALEAMQEVNLPLLLHGEVTDANIDIFDREAVFIERILEPLLQRLPRLRVVLEHITTSQSAAFVAQSSANIAATLTAHHLLYNRNAMFQGGIRPHAYCLPVLKRETHRQALIAAATSGNPRFFLGTDSAPHPRHAKEAACGCAGIYSAHTAIELYAEVFEQDAALDKLEAFASFHGADFYGLPHNQERITLVKQPWTVPSLLGEGTGAIVPLRAGENMVWQLA
- a CDS encoding DUF3368 domain-containing protein, whose translation is MVVIISDTGPLLALAGVDQLNILQELFKTVLIPEAVQSECIAKQDSAAQHIEIAIQQGWLEVRQAPCPQDFPVSLGDGEQEAMQLATQLQNAMLIMDDRLARREALHRNLAFVGTAKILWTAQQRGIIPSAALLINAMAANGYHISAKLLEQFQ
- the purD gene encoding phosphoribosylamine--glycine ligase, with the translated sequence MKVLVVGGGGREHALAWKIAQSGQVNEVLVAPGNAGTALEPNMRNLPIAAEDVDALVAYAKEHAIGLTVVGPEAPLSKGIVDKFRAAGLRCFGPTQQAAQLESSKAFAKDFLARHHIATADYANFTEIEPAVAYIRKMGAPIVVKADGLAAGKGVILAQTEEEAIAAVNDMLAGNAFGAAGSRVVIEEFLLGEEASFIVMVDGEHVLAMASSQDHKARDDGDKGPNTGGMGAYSPAPVVTPAMHERIMNEVIYPTVRGMAADGIPYTGFLYAGVMINAQGVPKVLEFNCRFGDPETQPIMVRLQSDFVSLLDAALDERLDQVTAQWDSRASLGVVLAAGGYPEAYRKGDAIVGLEVAAILDGKVFHAGTTEQDGKVVTNGGRVLCAVGLGNTVTEAQAAAYDLVTAIDWQGMYYRHDIGYRAVAREKA
- a CDS encoding UPF0175 family protein codes for the protein MYATNVRELKKNPSEAMRQARQAPVLIMKGDQPDSLLVHLDESLTQTVSGLRPALAASLYREGLMSLGKASKLSGLAMSDFIRHLGHLGIEIVTVDETTAYEVKDLSPWLS
- a CDS encoding FKBP-type peptidyl-prolyl cis-trans isomerase is translated as MSKTVQANSHIRWHYRLFLADGHLVEASEDPAGDILQLGHGEIHPNLENALLGLPEGEKIRLIILADQAFGFPDPEAIQSVPRIQFPTEQALSEGQIISFSLPSGQEIPGKILALTADSVSVDFNHPLAGHNLTFELEIMEIA
- a CDS encoding RNA-guided endonuclease InsQ/TnpB family protein — translated: MLAKRAYQFRFYPDPQQETLLAQTFGCVRYVYNSILRYRTDAYYQANEKVSYLDANARLTAIKKLPELLFLNDVSSVPLQQCLRNQQAGFKNFFEGRAKYPVFKSKKHRQSAEFTYRAFSYRDGELKLAKCATPLNIKWSRPLPSDPTTITLSKDQAGRYFVSCLCEFDPMLLPVTDKKVGIDVGIKDLFVTSDGFKSGNPRHTTQHAAKLAKYQRRLAKKKLGSKNRLKAKRKVARVHAKISDCRSDNLHKLSRKLINENQVVCAENLAVKNMIKHPTLAKHIADASWGEFTRQLAYKAHWAGRTYVEIDRFFPSSKRCNGCGFVKANMPLDVRSWECPECGATHDRDVNAARNILAAGLAVLAFGENVSGDGISVSLSCSR